Genomic window (Candidatus Manganitrophaceae bacterium):
GCATCGACCGGGTGACCTCGGTAAAGATCGTCGGCTCGATAAAGTATCCTTGGGCCAGTTTTCCCTTTTTAAGGGCATTGCCGCCGAGGATCAGCTTCGCACCCTCTTTCTTTCCGATCTCAATGTAGTCGAGGATCCTTCGGTACTGGGTCTCGCTGACCACCGGGCCGATCTCGATTTTCTTATCCGATCCGGGGCCGACCCTCAGCCGTGCCGCCCGCTCGCTGAACAATCTGACAAACCGGTCATGGACCGCCTCATGGACGATCACCCGGCTCGCCGCGGTGCAGCGCTGGCCGGAGGTTCCGAAGCCTCCCCAGAGGGCCCCCTCCACCGCAAGGTCGAGGTTCGCGTCGTCCATCACGATGATCGGGTTTTTCCCGCCGGTCTCCATGGTAAAGTGCTTGTGGCTGCTCCCGCAGACCCCGGCGAGGTATTCGCCGACCGGATTCGATCCGGTAAAGGAGACGGCGTCGACCTCCGGATGACGGACCATCGGCTCGCCGGCGGTCTCGCCGAAGCCATGGACCAGATTGAGGACCCCCGGCGGAAGGCCGGCTTCAATCAATATCTCGACGAATCGGGTCGCGCAGACCGGTGTTTCCTCCGCCGGTTTGAAGACCACTGTGTTTCCGGTCACCAGCGCCGGGGTGATTTTCCACGAGGGGATGGCGATCGGAAAATTCCACGGAGTGATCTGGGCGAAGACACCGATCGGAACGCGGACCGATTTGGCATCTTTGTTCGGCAATTCGGAGGGGACCGTCTCACCGGAGAGGCGGCGTCCTTCGCCGGCCATGTAATAGGTCATGTCGATCGCCTCTTGGACATCTCCGAGCGCCTCGGGCATGACCTTCCCCATTTCGCGGCAGACGATCTCTCCGAGTTCCTGTTTTCGCTTCGTCAGGAGCTCGGCGGCCCGAAAAAGGATTTCACCCCGCTTCGGCGCCGGGGTTTGTGCCCAGGGACGAAAGGCTTTCCGGGCGGCGGAGACCGCTTTATCGACGTCGGCGGCGTCGGAATCGGCGACGACACCGATGACATCCCGGGTATCGGCCGGGTTGCGGCTCTCGAAGGTTTTCCCCCGTGCGGGGTCGACCCATTTCCCATTGATATAATTTCGAATTTTTTTGGCCATCGGCCACTCCAAAAAAACAATAACGTTTTTATTCTATCTAAAAAGGCTTGAAAAGACAAGGTAACCGGTGACCGGGACGGACGCGCCGCCGACCCTTTTGGGGGTGAACCGAGGCCGTTTTTTAACGTTTTGTCCGATTTGCTTTTTGATTTTTATTCTATTATGATGTGAAAAAGGTAGAGAAATGGCCAAAATTAAGACCATATTTTATTGTCAGGAGTGTGGCTACCAGTCGCCGAAGTGGCTTGGAAAATGTCCTGACTGCGGCGCTTGGAATACACTGGTCGAAGAGCGGGTCGAGCCGACCGTCGACAGCCGCTGGCTTGCTTCGGGAGAGGTCGATCGCGCGCTCTGGGCGCCGAAGCCGATCTCCGAGATCGAGCCGTCCGCCGAAATCCGGGCGAAGACCGGCTCCGCCGAATTCGACCGCGTTTTGGGCGGGGGGGTGGTGGCCGGTTCGGTCATCCTCATCGGGGGTGATCCGGGGATCGGGAAATCGACCCTGCTCCTTCATGCTCTGAATCAACTCGGCGCGGGCCGCGGCAAGGTCCTTTATGTCTCCGGGGAAGAGTCGCCCGCACAGCTGAAGCTGCGGGCCGACCGGCTCCAGATTGCATCCAATCATCTTTATATCCTCGCTGAGACCTCGTTCGAAGAGATCCTCCAACACGCGAAAACGGTCCACCCGGTCGCCATCGTCGTCGACTCCATCCAGACCATTTATACGCGCCAGCTGACCTCGGCACCCGGCAGTGTGACGCAGATCCGAGAGGTCGCCTCACAGCTGATGGTTTACGCCAAGCGATCGGGGGTGGCGGTGCTCATCGTCGGACATGTCACGAAAGAAGGGGCGATCGCCGGACCGCGGGTGCTGGAGCATATTGTCGATACGGTTCTCTACTTCGAAGGGGACAAAGGGCATCCCTACCGAATTCTTCGCGCCGTGAAGAACCGATTCGGTTCGACGAATGAGCTCGGCGTCTTCGAAATGAAGGGGGCGGGCCTGATCGATGTGGAAAATCCGTCCGGTCTCTTTCTGGCGGAGCGGCCGCGCGACGCCTCCGGTTCGGTGGTGGTGGCGGCGCAGGAAGGAACCCGTCCGATCTTGGTTGAGCTGCAGGCGCTCGTCAGCCCCTCCTATCTGGGGACGGCACGACGGATGGCGCTGGGGGTCGATCCGAACCGGACGTCGCTTTTATTGGCTGTTTTAGAAAAGCGAGCGGGGCTCCACCTGGCGGGCCAAGATGTTTTCATCAATGTGGTGAGCGGGATTCGCATCGACGAGCCGGCGATGGATCTGGGGATTGCGGCGGCCGTCGCCTCGAGCTTCCGTGAGCGGCCGGTCGATCCGGGGACGGTGATCTTCGGCGAGATCGGTTTGGCCGGCGAGATCCGCGGAATTCAGCAGGCGGCCCTCCGGATTCGGGAGGCGGAGAAGCTCGGATTCAAACGGTGCATTCTCCCAAAACGGAATGAGGAGGCACTCCGGGAAGAGGGAGAGGTCGGGCAGACCTTGGAGGTGGTCGGCGTCTCCCATGTCGCCGAGGCGCTTGAGCTCATCGGGTGAAGCGCGGGGGGCTGTTCCATTCCGGGTTGCTGCTGGGATTAATCGGATTGCTGCTTCTCTCGGGCTGCCTCAAAAAGCAGGTCCGCCCCTCGGAAGAGAAGCTGAAAAAAGATGCTTCGCTGGAAGAGCTCCTCTCTCTGTATCAGCTTCGCCGACAGGAGTGGAGCGGGTTCAAAGGACTCGCCGAAATCACGGCCGAAT
Coding sequences:
- a CDS encoding aldehyde dehydrogenase family protein — protein: MAKKIRNYINGKWVDPARGKTFESRNPADTRDVIGVVADSDAADVDKAVSAARKAFRPWAQTPAPKRGEILFRAAELLTKRKQELGEIVCREMGKVMPEALGDVQEAIDMTYYMAGEGRRLSGETVPSELPNKDAKSVRVPIGVFAQITPWNFPIAIPSWKITPALVTGNTVVFKPAEETPVCATRFVEILIEAGLPPGVLNLVHGFGETAGEPMVRHPEVDAVSFTGSNPVGEYLAGVCGSSHKHFTMETGGKNPIIVMDDANLDLAVEGALWGGFGTSGQRCTAASRVIVHEAVHDRFVRLFSERAARLRVGPGSDKKIEIGPVVSETQYRRILDYIEIGKKEGAKLILGGNALKKGKLAQGYFIEPTIFTEVTRSMRIAREEIFGPVVAVLRARNLNEAIDIANDVPFGLSAAFYSQDVNQTAVAERDLDTGLVYINASTIGAEIQLPFGGTKRTGLGPREAGGRGGALDLYTQWKVIYRDFSGRLQRAQIDKE
- the radA gene encoding DNA repair protein RadA encodes the protein MAKIKTIFYCQECGYQSPKWLGKCPDCGAWNTLVEERVEPTVDSRWLASGEVDRALWAPKPISEIEPSAEIRAKTGSAEFDRVLGGGVVAGSVILIGGDPGIGKSTLLLHALNQLGAGRGKVLYVSGEESPAQLKLRADRLQIASNHLYILAETSFEEILQHAKTVHPVAIVVDSIQTIYTRQLTSAPGSVTQIREVASQLMVYAKRSGVAVLIVGHVTKEGAIAGPRVLEHIVDTVLYFEGDKGHPYRILRAVKNRFGSTNELGVFEMKGAGLIDVENPSGLFLAERPRDASGSVVVAAQEGTRPILVELQALVSPSYLGTARRMALGVDPNRTSLLLAVLEKRAGLHLAGQDVFINVVSGIRIDEPAMDLGIAAAVASSFRERPVDPGTVIFGEIGLAGEIRGIQQAALRIREAEKLGFKRCILPKRNEEALREEGEVGQTLEVVGVSHVAEALELIG